Part of the Rhipicephalus sanguineus isolate Rsan-2018 chromosome 5, BIME_Rsan_1.4, whole genome shotgun sequence genome is shown below.
GGCGGCGGAGTGTCGGTGCGCGGGGCCGCAGAAGAGGGTGTGTGGGGCGTTTCCCTGGCCGATGTGATCGCGACCTCTCTGTTAAGACGATCCCAGCGTAGCAGGAGATCTTTGGTGTAATTGACCCTATCGAAATGGTTTTCTTCTGTTTGGCCCGACAGGCCCAGGAGTTCCGGCAGACTTGGTGAGGTGCGGGGTTTATCGTGCAGGCGCGGGCACTCCTGTAGAACGTGGGTGACAGTTTCTTCGGCTGCTCCACATAGGCGGCACAACGGTTCGGAGTCAAAGAGTTCATGACGTCGTTGTTGAGTCGCCAGAGACCCCGTGCGAGCCTGGAATAGTAGTGCGCTTGATTTGTCTCCTCTGTAATATGGTTCACAGCCCGGCGCCAATTTATGTGTTGCATAACACGATAGGCTGTGTTTCTTGGTGACCGCTTTACGCCAGGTGTCCGTGCTGATCTGGGTGATCCATTCGTTCACTTCCTGACgccattcactttcttttttggttTGTTGGAGTTTTGGGTTCGGGCCGAATTTTGACTCTAATGTTGCGAGTCGTTGCATCCAGAGGGTTTTAATACCTTTGTATCGTAGATGCAGGTATATTCGGCTGCTGAAGTTAGTTTCTGGCAGGAATTTCAGTCTGCCCATGTATTGGAATTTAGATCTTGCCTCCCTAATTTCGAAGGGTGACCACCCCATTTCACCTGTTATGGCAGCATTCGATGTACAGAAGTTTCCGCCCAACAACCACCGTCCCAGTTCATTTTGGTGTCTGTttagacacttcattgttccagtTGGGTACGTAAGTGCATCAAGCGCATACGTTGTCGCTGGGACAGCAAGCGTTTTCCACAAAATACGACCCACCGAGTATGGGTTGTACGAGTGGCGGGAAAGATGCCACACTCTGCCTTTTAGGCGGTTTGATTTCTTTGTAACTAactctgcttgtttttccaggtaGTCTTTTTTGTCGGTTATTTCGATTCCGAGGTATCTATAGGTTGCCGTCTTTTTTATATGTTTTCCTTGCAGTGTGAAAGTAGCTTCGTCAGAGTCTGTGTTTAGGCTCATCCATTGAGTCTTTTCGGTGTTGAATTTGAGGTGGTCTTCGGTCGCACCTTGGGAGCAGATATCCAAAAGGTCTTGGAGGTCTGTTGCTGATTCAGCTAGCAGTACGATGTCATCAGCAAATGCCAAACATGATATTTTTGTGTATACTTCTCGGTTGTCTGTTGTTATCGTCGAGAGTCTCAGCCCAGGTCCCTTGTCGTTAAGTGTTCTTAAAAGGTTATTTATGAATAGATTAAATAGGGTTGGTGATAATGGGCACCCCTGTTTCAGGCCCACTTTTAGGTTCACTTTTTGGGATTTATGTCCATGGAGCTCATATACTGCTGTGCAATCTGCATAGAGTGCCTTCAGTAGTTCAATAAATTCTTTATCTAGGGGTACATCCTCAAGCTTTTGCCATAGTTTGGCATGAGAGACCGAGTCGTAGGCTTTTTCCAGGTCTAGGAAGGCAAGATAGAGTTgtgctttttctttgtgcttcatcTCTATCGCTTGAGTGAGAGTGAATATATGGTCACTTGTGCGTCTCCAGGGTCGGAAGCCATTTTGTGATTCACAGAGTATATTGTTTTTTTCGCAATAGGTTTGTAGCCTGTGATTTAAAATTGTACTGAAGAGTTTCAGGGCGTTGCTAAGCACTGCTATTGGACGGTAGGCATTGATGTCTGTTTCTGCTTTCCCTTTGCCTTTGTGGATAAGTTTTATAAGAGTTTCTTTCCATGTTTCTGGAATGTCACCTGTTTTTAGGATGTCATTGAAGCAGTTGAGCAGCGTTTTTCGGGCATTTGTACGTAGAGCTTTCAGAAATTCATTTGGAATATCGTCAAGGCCAGATGCTTTCTGGTTTTTTATGGCACCGATGCGTCGTTTTAATTCTCCTTTCGAGATCTCCCAGGTCAGAGTTTCGGCTTCTTTCTGTTCTTTAGATCGGCCTTCTGTTGTGATATTTGTGAGTTGGTGGATTGGGATGTCGTAGTTTGCTTGTACTGATCTAAAATGGTGTGTCATGTATTGTTCTATTTCTCCTTTTTCGTGTATACTGCTGTCATCTCCTGTTTGGAGAGAAACCATCGTGGGCCGGGCATGTCGTGGTTCCATGGTCTGAATATATCTCCAGAACTTCTGGCTGTAATGTTGACGTTCCTTTCTTATTTGTTCTTCTTGTTGCTTGAATGCTTTGTCTATCTTTTGTGCAACCATCACCTTCACTTTTCCCTTTTGAGCTAGGTATTTTTCCCAGATGGCATCTTTTAGGCTAGTGTTTTCAGCTGGTGTGTGTCGGTGTTGTCTGGAgagtttctttcgttcttttatcTCCTCTTTTAGTTCTTTGTCGAACCATGGTGTCGTCCGTGTTCTGTTTTTTCCAGTTGTTTTCCCAATGGTTTTATTTGCCACGGATAGACATTTCTCAATGAATTCTTTATATGTGAGTGAGTCCTCCATCGATTGGTCCAATTCTTCTGCGAAGGTTTTGAGGCGGTCTTCATCTCTCACTCTCCAGTGTGGTTTGCTATGCACAGTTGCAGAGTTCGTTTggtcttgtttttgttttagggTTACTGTAATTCGGTTGTGGTCACTTCCACAGTTGTTGGATTTGTCTTCGTCTATGTGTATGGATGTTATATGTAGGTTCTGCGAGACCTTGTCGTTGTATAGGACGTAGTCAATAGCAGACTTGCTCAATCTGCGTGACCATGTGTATGTTCCCCTGCATGTAGGGTCCAGGTTGGCTATGTGTAGGTTACATTGCTTGACCAGCTTGCGAAAGTCGGCTGCATGTTTCTCATAGCCTTCCAATTCAATTATGTGGCAGTTGAAGTCACCTATAAGGAGGATTGGCTTGTTCTTATATGTTTGTTCTatgtctttttttatgcagttatAGATTTCTTCATTCCAAGTTTGTTGTTCTGATCCGGTAGCCATATAGGCTACACATATGTTGAGGTGACATTTATCGAGTTTCGCTGTAATCCACATGTGTTCTTGGCAGGCATCCTTTCCCTCTTGTGTGGTCTGGTCTTTTGTTATGAACCcaactccccctcctcgtttatgTCCTTTTCTCCTGTTTTGGCCAAGCCAACTAAGCCCTGTGTGTAAGAGTGGTTTTTCCTCGTCTCGTAGGTGGGTCTCTGTAAGTGCATATATGTTGATGTATTCTTTGTCTATCTGGTTCTGTAGTTCTGCCCACTTGAGTTTACTGCCGCCTTGTATGTTTAGTAGGCAGATTTTgaattctttttcctttcttattgTTTTTGCCTTATACGTCTCTGCTTGCGGTTTACTTGTGCTTGTGTTTTTGGGTTGTTTTGTCTTTCTTCGTGTGGGCTGGTCGGGGCATTTTGTCTCTCTTTCACTTGCGACGGTTCGGTTGGCTCATTTGTGTGAATGCTGTTGTCATAGCTTTCAGGAAGGCTCGCATTGTGTGGTCTTGTTTTGGTAGACGTCGACGAGCTTGTGGGGGGCTGGCGTGATGTTCCCTGTTTACTCCTAAAAAATTGGCAACTTTCATAGCCAGGAGGTGCCCAACATGGGTGCCTGTTGCTTCAGTGTAGTGTATGTCTTCGAGGTAGTCTTCGTCCATTTGGTTTGTAGTTGAGAAGAATTCTACCTGGGGGCCAAGCATGGTGCATAGTTCGTTAGCTTGTTTGTTCCACTCTCGGCAGGCGGTTACCACGTGTGGACCTCGTGGTGTCAGTTCTGGTGTGGCACATAGAATATAGTGGTGTTGGGGATCAGCTTGACTCCAAGCTGTCAGTTTCTGTTTTAACTGTTCGATAGATCTGTGTGGCTCTTTTTCATTCAGTATGTCGGTAGAACCAACATGCAGGATTAGTTGGAGCTTAGTTTCAGCTGAATTTGCctgctctatctctttctcagctCGAAGCAGAGTCTCCTCCATTGTTGCTCCCGGTTTCGTTGTGACGCGGAGTCTCCAGTCGCTAACGTCTTTGTGGAGCTGGCGTTTCAGGCGGTGAGCATTTGAGTCTCCGAGCACCACTGAGCGTCTGTGTTGCGACTGTGTGTACCTCAGTTGTTGCTTGGGTTGGTTCCacttctttggaactgattgcTCATTGCTTCTTTGTGTTGTTGCTTTCTCCTTTGTGGGGTTTTCTACGCGGTTGTTTTTTCCCACCTTCAGCCATGGACCTGCTTCTCTGTCCTCCTCAGTTTCATCTTTTGCCATAGGGTTGCTTAGTACTTTGGCAGTGTTTTGTTGCTCTGAGTCACGAGGCTGGAGCTCATTTTTTCGCTCAGTGAACAGAGCGTCACCTGTGTGTACATCGGTGTCATCAGTGGCCAGGAGGCCTTTCGAGGGTCTGAGTTTGTCAACTTCGGCCCGTAGAGCTGCTACTTTTGTAGAGAGTTCTTCGCGTAGGGTGCGCTCAGTGCTCAACTCCTGTAAGAGTTCTTTCATCGCTGTCTTATGAGCAGTTTCTGATGCTTTCCATTGCTCCTTCATTGTATCCACTTGCAAGTTAAATTCTGCCCTCATTGTTTTTTCCTGCAATGCTAAGCTTGCGTACAGTGTGGATATCTTGGTGCAGAGTTTGCATGTGTATGTCTTGTCCTTTGCCTCTTCCAAATTTTCGAAAGGCGTTTCTTCCAGGTATGTCCATCCTTCGCAGCTGCTGCACTGTACCATACTTTCCTCGTCTTCGGCTGGAGTGGTCGACTTTTTCGTCGTGCGGGTGCGGGATTTAGCCATATTGACCAAGAGatgtatattcttctttttcttcttcttcttcttttttttgttgttgttgtaataaaaatgtgTTTGTTGTCTTGTTTGGTTGTTCTCCGATATACCCCGCTCAGCGGGTGTCGTATGGGAGGTCCGTTGTCGGGGCTTCACTCCGTGCAAGTTTCATAAACCGCGGGTAGCACCGTGGCGCTACTACCAACCTCGTATGTCGGAAGACAAGCAGCTGCCCAAATTCGACTGGTCGCGGTCGCTGCGAGTCAGGTCAGTCACGGCACTGTCTCCGTTGCACGATCACAAAGCGCACATGGCTcaggcgcgcgcacgcacacgtgTTGGCCTACACATGCGTTCGTGTCGGCTCGTTGCCCGGTCAGCACCAGTCGACGCCGTTGTATGCAATCCCACGGAGGCTACCCTGCCTAACGTAACACTTTTCCCGTAATTCGCACACATATATCGCGATCACCAGCGCATATTACGCTTACCTGCTGACTCCTTGTCGTTGACGCAGAGGGCGCCACTTGGCCATCTTCAGGCGGGTAGCGTAGTCCGCCGGCGGAGACTTCATGGAGCGTGCGTAGAGGATGCGCGAGGCTCTTCTTTGTACGCTTTCGACGCGGGCGATAAGGTGCTGTTGGTTGGGTGACCATACGGCGCAGCCATATTCAAGGATAGGCAGCACTAGTGATGTGTACAGAAGGGCAAATGTAGCGGGACCGCATGGTTTAGAGACTCTGGACACGAAGCCGAGGACGCGGCGAGCCCTAGCAACGACGCTTGCAACCTGAAGGCTGAAGTCCAGAGTGCTGGTGAACGTCACACCTAAGATTTTCAGTGAGTCCTCCGAGGGAAGAGGGATACCGCGCATAATGTATGAGGGCTTGGCAGGCAGGCGAGCACTCGAGAACTTCATTACACTGCATTTTTCGGGGGATAGCTTCAGGTGGTTGGATGTGATCCAGGAGTCGATCACCATTGCAGGATTGCAGcgttcttcaaatgtttccgcacgtcagtagggtgccttgatgcgcgttttgtccgctcacATCGAGGCACAGTACACGGCAGTGAGTAGCAGCGCTGCAATCCTTtctcgacgacgcgttctgtggccttagaaaatgccttgacgctcggggacggccggtagctcggggattcctcgcttggcgcaccattgaaaactggcggtcatccagcagtgtacgctgccagcgtatttttattgccagaggtaagtgaacgttgcgcttcgtacattgtgagttgttcttattgtagtacgcgttgtcgccgaagaaaatcgcataacgtgttggtagtgtaaTGCGGTTGTAGTTGTGCGGATTGTGCTCacgcatgacatttgtcaagaacgtagtcggtagtgttataaagttttggtaattagctcggtTGCACGCACTGCtgtacgctaatatttgctgaaaggagacaacatttttgtcaggctcaccaaTTATCATccgccaccgtgtgaatcgtgaatcggtgcAGTGGGAGAAATaatcattctaaaagacagggcgtgcaaacacggacacaagaaagaagtcaggacaccacaaacgccgtggtgtcctgacttctttcttgtgtccgtgtttgcacgccctgtcttttagaatgaatacttaccaactagctcagctctctgttattctaagggagaaataaagtgtatttagggatgttttctttaggcgtgcattttatttgtcattaagtaacatgaccctcaaaagcgtctaggttagcattcttggacattgcttatcatctttcaagaAATAGATAacagatttgctaaaaatgcaatttctgcagcatgacactgtattttgttcagttggtttgccccatttttatcctttgtgcacgttgacctaatttgacaagccgtactttcagctgaattttcaattgcttttagcaatatatgtgcgtccgtgtattgaagtcccacctctcatcgcataataatagcttgtgaagaacaacgcttgtcttgaattagccatttatcagagctcttcctccctctTCAAGGggaaggtgctgctggcacacctgttTTGGCTTTTCTtaaccctttttttttaattctgaagttttttgcaacgtactgcagggagcaaacagcagtgccacgacaaacagtggagtgctgaccatgcagttcagaaggtggctgaggcaagtatgctataggaggtgcttattcaggcagaagaaataagctTCTGTAGCCAatgtaaaggtaatgtacaaagttccatttaatgaagaagaatcttgttttgagctattgtcgaagggaaacaatgagcgctagataaatgagatggaaatgcagagtaacaatgttatgtatgccagcaaccaacttaagtttattcatgcaaaagggttatttccaactggttcatttgggggaagagcccacagtttccacgaatgggcatacctggtagccgttgcacaacctgttactgtgttctcgcactcattattatgtgccacttactcttgtgacgttccaccaaggtgaaattacttcacataaacagcagcgagaaggctcttgctagccagttcgattaagacagcgttaccgtagcttttagttccagtaaaccagctaagctgtatagaagagcgtatACTCCATgtgtttgtcaccatggacagtgcattttgcctgggaacatggcttagttttgcaaaggaaaatgttgcctttctgtaaaacgtggtactgggaaatggcattgtgccaaaaatattaatgtttatgacttcttgcagcatgcattgttgtacagggatgttagcgttttcataaatgcaatgcatggcgcctgaagaatatagcggcccactttaaaatttataacttcatgatttcagtatctgggacagactttactgtatacggtttgtttctggaaagcttcaacctatcttgcaattcttcaaggccaatactgaatttgctgtgtacatttggctgcacattctcatcacttatgctaaacaacaggcttgagtgatgtgtggaattcttgtcaattttattgattacctcggacgatctattctgcttctcacagttattgggtgctttgtgtgcatgtgctatgtaTGCTAGAAATAAAAACAGTgcatgcagctggcagcatcaacgagtacaatgcccataggctaatatgaggtgcgaaatgttgccactgctagaatttacattatgtgtgcatggtagAGCTGATTGtataatttagcactttccagctacttacgcagttggagcagatgtcgatcatgtttactgagtaatggcacggccaccaagttcgtgcattctgcataccaggaaacctgacacgaagcaacgtattgctgtgatggcagctaagtgagaacgattgagtttgtcttctctgtccatttgtcaataccattacacaggcttgttaagtgcatataagcggctttagcaatgcacttgcagctacagagccagtaaagacagccaatttcatcatcagagttcactctgcaaatcccactttccataaagggcattgtttttGATAATTTaaagtcaaaacttgctcaattaaacacttcgtggtgtctgacattacaggaattatgataattgttatatctcatgtgaaattatgccattgtttttttttcatattcttactttgcatacacactttacgactgcaccctccccaaccgaatctttactagtgctacattctgttatgggtgaaaacaattattgaactaaaaaccaggccaatgaaagcagtatgatgccctgtaatgtaggaggatgctgctattgcagtgtttagtctagagctgaatttaatgagaaagggcagcaatgtaggtcatctgtggatatttgcagaccataattgtgttgtggtcattttgttatcgcaggaagcatcttcaaaaagcagtgctacaaggatgtgagcagcagtttcccttcaacgaacgggtcaaattcatggaagccacatgcctgctgcttctggcctacacaaacatgcagccaccatagtaaagttcttgcaaaggtgtgagacatccctatgctgcatggatttagcatgttaattgcctgttttttatagcttatagtaatatgtctacaagtgtacttccttccagtgtatgtttacattctcttaaagggccagtcagcaggctcctacttcttttttttagacctcccaaacaagctcgctaattcgtacagagggccgcaggaatcacatcgtgcgaatgtcagacactccacttctaaaaacaataaccgcacctcctcttcagcgcttgaccagtcctctttgatagcgaagtggtgtaatattgcctatgagcaacattaagtaacgctgactgttgaatagtcctctgcaatacgaaacggcattttggctttgtgatgatgcagtatctgttgttgtcacaagtgttgcgaattggtttatctcgccagtgctttgactgtgcttcctcaccgcaccgctttggcacagtggcacaccgaggaagcccctcttcaggatggtcaggttgagcgagaaactgaaaccagctggaatgtttgttctatcccctgtggcttcattattacaccacttaataaaaaaattcatgtgacaacatgtttatgttgtacaagcgtgcagttgtcacaaattttagactccggggttgtttaggggccctttagccttaaattatgaatggtaaattcacacgtcacgtggttttcttgctttattttttgcaatgctcattttaaaatagcatgtcagcttctgtgagtggtaatttatacatttatcatacaaaacatcctgctatattcaacaagtgttattatagatttttcatggcaccagagccacctgctttttgccctgtggcagctacatgacagttcattgctatgctgctttgtttaactgatatcttttcaatcaatgcgtttcacagtccagggtgtttgttGTATatgcatcttgatgtgtttaatatcatacaagtgatggatttttttctgtcttctagtgtttactttgcagctatttaactgtggttttcaggggcatatctagacaggaacatcaattctgctaagctttggttcgaaaagagacgctgaacaggagttccttaggtacatgccctgagcaccagccctttggattacagaaatatctaaactgcataatgtctgcacctccttgcttaattgcatgtctttcttcaacctacagctctttccataatccttaacattaacctacattaccaagtgaacatcccccgctgcaatacagtggttataatggtcagctgctgatctgaactgtgcgggttcgatccttgatggagtggttgcactttcggtggaggtgtaaatcctagaggttcctgtgcttttaatttgaCGTTTACATTACAGAAcccccattgttattattacatcagcaagtggacagagtggtaatcCTAGATTATATgcatatttagtataacagacagctgagctggttggtaggtattcatgttaaaaaggcagggcatgcaagcatggacacaagagagaaaccaagacaccactaacgccaactggaaaggtggacagtggcacaaaatgaagtagacacagaaacttatctgtgcatgcccaggcaagaggcgatacctatcaatctggcacgcgcgatagtctacgtgagagataactgctcaagcatttgatttcttctttatgctagttaatcgacggttggctctcttgtgcactgccattatcgatatgccaggcctcgactatTGGACGCATTtgttcattcatgtgcttgtacaaaactgcattcatcgaattttggcgtgcatttacgccctcgacaatgtaaaggtagattaggtgatgagcctccagttagtgatctcagcgttttaggcATCTTGACtgtcttgtgtccatgtttgcatgccccatctttttaacatgtattcatatagtgcgtaagagaaataggttatctagtgagttatttggaaagtaagtttagggcgaacaccaaaatagcagtgtaaattaaacttaagcgatgaatgcatcgggctggattaggaaacgatataatggcgaaatatagccgcttgctctttgcttatacttgtctcagtttcttgtctcgtatgctttgacaatgtCCAGGTGTCatgttggatgctactaattggttatgagctatacatagacaaagcagcggctgtttggatgctttctaaacagctacctcatggggagaAAAAAGTaaatttgggttatgtgaggcatgctaaaaaaagtctacttgtttctgatgtttttgttttcctggcagacattctacacgaacttgcccaaaggcagaaggaaggcacgcacagatggacgcacagaaatcatggggctgccgtagaagctgtgaatgagcattaacctgtgagtatgtgccttaaacaatttgctgaagccttttattttggctgaacattcttatcgatgcttccctgatttgtagtgcaatattgttacaccctgcTGCTTTCACgacagagctctttagtctggtacaaggcccaaaaagttcgacctagatgaccaaattgcggcagccagttgtttccacaattaatgcattagtgtaaaaaaacgcaataaacggagcacaagaaaaggaagacacaaacagtgctgtgctcgtgtgctcagtcttctgcactgctttgtttacgctctgtcataccaacacacaagcatccattttagcttatgtagtagtccagctcatacacttggtaacgttctccaacggcacgattaccggatatctggcttgtgaagtcaatctaaagtgcatgcctgttcgtgtagacttgtgtgcatccaccaatgagatggaaatgcagctgtgttttaatattttagccattatagctcgtgaatagaatttggagctgtgacagcaacagttttagagggggcgagttactaaattattgtgtatttctcaatgtttgcatgttataaaaacatagctggttaaaattagtccagattttacgctatttcttaacatgaccttccgtactgttcgaaggcattgaagcatatgaaatgctttgtgcctttgtgtgtgtgccgaaggttaggagtcattatactagagatagatcAAAATAGGTCAgtggttaaagtaaatttttcgcaatcaacttcttgtgggcagttattcagagcagggttttgaagtaatttagcaatacaagcagattagtgcttcattatagtgtctgacagtgcacactg
Proteins encoded:
- the LOC119395075 gene encoding uncharacterized protein LOC119395075 yields the protein MVIDSWITSNHLKLSPEKCSVMKFSSARLPAKPSYIMRGIPLPSEDSLKILGVTFTSTLDFSLQVASVVARARRVLGFVSRVSKPCGPATFALLYTSLVLPILEYGCAVWSPNQQHLIARVESVQRRASRILYARSMKSPPADYATRLKMAKWRPLRQRQGVSSTVTQMRLLCRLLDGSLADTPLSSAVRVNKRSGQPEPLHTRTKRHGSSAIPAAVREFLTLPMSVRAPPPRTSEDSKQLCSLYSRHLSSDS